The region taattGAAGAAAATTCTGGTGCATCCAATCATttataaaccaaagtactggacaaatgtAAGTTTTAACCCTTCAGACATAAAAAGAGTTGTTTTACTGTAGGTATACAATCATTTGACAATCTGACAATCATCCCATTACCTGATTTACATCAatctgttagcatgttagcatgcagacattagcatttagcttgaaACACTGCTGTACCTAAGTGTAGCCTCACTGAGCTGCTATGCTAGCATTCTTATTCTTGCACAATAGAGTAAAGCACAATAAAGCCAATGCtcacaataatttttttttccaatggtGAAAACACCTTTGCGTTGTCATAATTCTAAGAGAACATAATGGTGTGTTTCAGTGCTTGTGGGAATTAAGATGAAACACAATTATTTGAAAACGTGCTTGGAAATTCTGCATCTGAGTTGTTGCAATCAGATGAGATCACCTAGTCCCTTTCCCTGATTCAGAAGGTTTGCGTCACACATTAGAAGTTATGTCGTAAGAAATAATCTATGTCATAAAATAATTTTACCTACATTCAAGAATTCATGTAACTGTTTTTTAAACTATACTGAAATGTTGGGCTACAAAGTTGTGTGGTGAGATGCATCATCTCCCTGTCTAGACGATTCAGAACATTTCACAACTCAGATAAATTGTGAGACCGGCCAAATAGTTGTGATTCACACCTGTTCTCTTTCATGTGATTTTAGGTCTGTGAATCCAGGCTCCAGCCCTGTCCACACAAGCGTAACTGCTGTCCCTGGGGAAGTTCCAGAAGATGATTCCATCCTACTTTTGTCTGAAATGGACGGCGGGTGTTTGAAGCAACCACAAACAGGACATGCATCAAGTGCTAGCACTGTTCAAATGTTCCCAAAGCATGCTGGGCCAAGCAGTGATGCAACTGAGCTTGCTGATTTGAGGGCCCAAAACCGACGTTTGTTACCAAACTTAAAGAATCCTCTACATATCATCGACGGGCCTGAGCAGCGCTACTTCATCGGCATCAttgacattttcacagtttacGGTTTTAAGAAGAGGCTGGAGCATTTGTGGAAGAGGCTGAGGCATCCAGGCCGGTCCTTCTCCACCGTCAGTCCGCAGACTTACTGCCTCAGGTTATGTCAGTGGGTACAGGACCATACCAAGTAGACCTTGGATGAGTGGTGGAGATCACCGACTCTCGCGGAGGGTGTCCCAACCAAACAAATGGTCAACCAAAACGCATACACACGGGTGAAAGAAATGTTCCTACATCTGTTCCATGCCCGATCTCTGTGGTCAAATTTGTGATTCTTCTCCACCTAGTTTCCATTCGCTCCAATTTTCCATTTGGAG is a window of Toxotes jaculatrix isolate fToxJac2 chromosome 16, fToxJac2.pri, whole genome shotgun sequence DNA encoding:
- the pip5kl1 gene encoding phosphatidylinositol 4-phosphate 5-kinase-like protein 1 isoform X2; amino-acid sequence: MEHLRKYPHSLLVKFLGVHRIKIPHRRKKYFIVMQSVFYPDDRINARYDIKGCEVSRWTDPAPEGSQIIVVLKDLNFEGQYINLDQQRPWLLRQVEIDTHFLRRLNVLDYSLLLAHQPLHHDERHQSLSFATLIMRTKKSVNPGSSPVHTSVTAVPGEVPEDDSILLLSEMDGGCLKQPQTGHASSASTVQMFPKHAGPSSDATELADLRAQNRRLLPNLKNPLHIIDGPEQRYFIGIIDIFTVYGFKKRLEHLWKRLRHPGRSFSTVSPQTYCLRLCQWVQDHTK